The following nucleotide sequence is from Triticum urartu cultivar G1812 unplaced genomic scaffold, Tu2.1 TuUngrouped_contig_6088, whole genome shotgun sequence.
tgcgtgtgcgtaggaaattttttgaaattactgcgttccccaacactatttCTCAAAAAAATCTGATGTGCTACTAATAAAAAAAGTACTCcatccgtccggaaatacttgccatcaaaatggataaaaggggatgtatctagacatattttagttctagatacatatctttttatctattttgatgacaagtattttcgaaCGAAGGGAGTAGCAATTAATACAACAATACAAATTACATGTCTGCACCTTGAATGAACTCTCAGCGTTAATCTTTCAAGGGTATGTGACCTCGCTGAACTTATGTAGTGCACCTTTGCACCTTTGTACTTCTTGTTGTGTGACTTGGGTGTGTGTGTTCTGAACTAGTCCATGTATGTGTGCTCTTGGcggtttgctttatttataaagcgggaGAAAGCCTTTTTGGGTAACTTATGTAGTGCTATACGCATATATAGAATCTACTCCCTCccttcctaaatataagtatttttagagatttcaacaagggactacatacggagcaaaacgAGTAAAcatacactctaaaatatgtctttcaaaaaaaaatatgtctatatatatccatatgtagtttatattggaatctctaaaaagacataTATTTAGAAATGAAGGGAGTAGATCGTAAAATAGATGTTGTGGCAGTTTATGCTAGAAACAATACAAAGGAAGCACGAGGTTTAAGACTTAGGAGCCATACCTAAAGGTTGTTTCTCCCCTTTACAACAACTGGATGTGCTGCAGTTGAATCAACATATGTTGTGAGGTATCCTAGCGACGACAACGCAATGCAATGACCTGCTCTTGTAGCAATTGAAATTTGACAGATGATGAGTGGTGGGGAAACAGTAAGAGATGTGGGACATGCACATGCCTGACCCTGCTAGGCTGCATGACACTGCGGGGAAGGCGGACCATATGGCCTGATTGAGGTGGCTTCATGGTGTTGCCCGCGGCAACATCCTTAGAGGAAGTGCGCCCCCGCGACTACCGCACCCTCGTCTGATTTGGCCGACATGGTCGATGACATGTAGCCCTTCGCCCTCTCGTCCCGCCTAGTTGTTGTCCCTATCTCGGCACCGACGctgtccacggccacagcaaaaACGATGCCATCGTCTTCCCGCACCAACATCAGCCTCTGAACCTCTAGGTATGTACAATCATACAGTCCCCATGTTGGTCTGGGTTCTGCGGAACATATCGAGGAAGGGAAGGAAAAAAATTATGAATCCTCGTCAGGTGATGCGGTCGTTGCTATTTATTAGAAGAACTCATCTGAGGAGGACATGCTACGAGGGAATGAAGTGATGCCTTAAGCTATTACTCCTAAACTTGTTTCATGAAGAAGTTGAATATCAATGAGATGGTGGGGATGTGAACAGCCAATCGTTTTTGCTACTTCTTTTTGCATGAAGAAGATAATGGACTCATGATTAGTAAACTaaagcaaagaagaaaaaaatgaaaacataAGTGGTGACATGGCAACACGGTAGAGCAGGGAAATTCAGTATTTTAACTGCATGATTGCTGATATGGCATGATAGCCAAGTTGGCATGTGTGCATGTCAAGATAAATAGAGTAGTGAGGATGAATCTCTCCTCGCGCGTTGCTACGATAACTTTGTTAAAAAATGCGTAAGTAGTTGCTAAAAAACTAAATCTAATGAAAAGAAAATATACGTGTGAAAATCAATAAAAGTAAGTGTTTAAAAATAGAATAAAAACTTTTGAAGTACAGTTAAAATGTCATTTCGAACAAAATATGAAGGATGACTAACATGAATATATGATGTAGCTGTGTTACATGCATAGACTAATGCAAAATAATTGTAATTTATAAGTTAAATGCATGACTCACTTATGTAGTAGATTTTGCATGGCTTAGTGGGAGAGAAGACTTAAATACATTGCTTAGTGAGATGTTAAGGTGGACATtttgcatgttgagagaattgAGACCAACTTCTTAATAATGTAAAATGTATAAAGAGCAAATTCTTAAAAGAAAAAAATTAGACACAAAATTAAAAGAAAAAATATTTTGAATAAGAGAAAACTCGCGACCTTTTGCGCGGATCCACTCCCCTTCGGTGTCCAAATTCTATCCTACTGCAAGAACCTGGGCTAGGCCCACGCGAATGCAGACGAGAACGAAATCTGTAGTTTACTACGTCTGAGCATCCAGCCCAGCCCATGGCTCCTGGTTCGCAGACGCGTTCGTTCTGCTTTGGTGGAAAAATCCCTAACCCGGTCTAAAAAAAAAAGGAAAATCCCCAACCCAGACCGCCGCGTCACTGCTCCGCTCCTCTCCATCTTTCTTCCCGTCGGCCGAGAGGCCAGAAGCACCGGGCACCGTCTCCCGTCGGCCGAGGCCAGAAGCGCCGGGCACCCTCTCCCGTCGGCCGTCGCGATCTCTACACCCGCCGCTGCTGGGATCAGAGCGAGACCCCTCGATCCGTTCCCCACCGTTTCTCCCTAGGAGGTATGTTGCTCCCTGTTCAGATCGCTACATAGGATTTACGGCGTAGCTTGCTGTTGAATCCGGGGTGATGGATTGGAGATTTACCGATGCGCAAGCGCAGAGAAAAAGTACCATAGCTAAGCAGTAGGCGGAATACTGCAGTTGTTCGGTGTACGCGTGATAATGCCTTGTGTGtgttgttgggggggggggggggggaaccctaaaggcGTAGCTTCCTCTTAGCTGGAACTGGGTACTATTCCTCCCGATTCACGTTTGTTGATATTGTATCTTTGATGTCAGGGTTCAGTTGAAGGCTTGTGGAGATGGGTTGGGGGATATCCCGGTTGATTGGACTGAAGGCTGCTGTCTTGCTCACCGCAGCGTATTTCGTTCATGGACTGGGCATGAAACTGCTCTCACTGCCCCTCATATACACCTGCCTGATTGCCGTGCTTATCTCCATTGCTTCCCATCCGTCGGTCGACCTCCCGTTGCTCCTCGGCAAGGCATCCAATGGAAGCTTTCCCCTGTGGTCATGGGTCATGTTCTCGCCCTTTCTCTTTTTCATCCATCTGTTTGTGCTGTTGCGGAGATTTGTGAAAAATGAGCCCTTGTACACCGAGATAGCAGACGGAGTGTATGTTGGAGGCTGGCCTTCTTCAGTTGAACGCCTGCCACCTGGTGAACCCGCAGTCATTGATTGCACCTGCGAGCTGCCAAGAAGCTCAACTATATCTGAGAATTCATATTTGTGTGTCGCTACATGGGATACAAGGGCGCCTCAGCCACCACAGATTGAGTCAGCTGTGCGGTGGGCCGTGAGAAAGCGGTCACAGAACAAACCTGTGTATGTCCACTGTGCCTATGGTAAGTTTTTATCTGTTAGTTTGTTATTCTAGATTTATGAAAAGCCTTATGTTTTATTATGTTTTGATAATAATAGTGGTCGTCTACTTGTCTTCATGCATCTGAATTCACTTATGCAGCTTACTACTCACATTAGATTTTGTTGATAGAGTAGACACATCTACTACCTTGAGGTGGATAAACTGTTGAGCTGTATTGTGGGTGTGCTGATGTGCATTTCTGTCCTGTGGTTGTCCTTAGCATTTCTGATTTACCTTTCAATATCTATCAAAGTTAAACTGCCTCTCATACATTATAGGATAAATTTAATGACATATAACAATCTTCACTAATTGCCATCATATATGGGTCAAGATATACCCATATGCGCGACTACAAGGTATCCCGTGGTTATTCTAGCATTTCTAATTTATCTTTCCATATCTATCAAAATTAAACTGCCTCTCATACATTGAAGACTAAATTTAATATATGACAATCTTCAGTAAATTGCCATCATATAGAGGTCAAGATATACCCATATGCGTGATTACAAGGTTTGCACATACATAACGAATATTACAAATGTAATTGTAATGTCATCCATTGTCTCAAGGGCTCGTTTGGCCTGGTTTAGACTTAGGACTAAAAATGAAGCTTAAGCAGGAGCTGTGCGGCCAATTAATTTGTTTGTTTAGCTCATATTCATTATAAGTTTACAGTGGTTTGTTCAATTGGGTTATGAATACAAAGTTGTGTGTATTGAGCTCTTAGTTCCAATAGCATGCCCATTTGAATAACCCTAGGTTAGTACAATAGTTATAGACGGTTTTGCAGCCATGCAATACTCAGGTTTAAGTTACCTTATGCCTCGATAGTTATATTGTTTAAAAAGCACCGATACGGGGACACGGACATGGGGATACGCATACGGGGACACATTTTCCAAAAACAGCCATATGGGGATACATCGTGTATAGATTGAAAAAAAAAACATGCCATGTAATAAAAACAGAAAGATAATGAGATGAGATCAAAATACTACCCCATTTGTTGCCTCCATGCCTCCCTTTTCAAGTCCTTGAAAGATTGAACTGAATGATCCTCAATTTCCTCATACTGAGGTCCTTCCAACTTGCAAAATACACCATATGCTAGTATTACAACATAAGGCCGCGTAGGATATTTAGGATCTGGAATACCAGGCCTCTTCACTGTCACCCACTGCCGTGCCGCTGCCCCCAGATGCCATGCTCGGTAGCTAGCAAGAAGGGCACCAGCAGTAACAAGACAGCAAGCTGCGGCACCGGCGTGCCCGTACTTTGCTGCTGAGAGCAAAGCTGGCCGGAGATTTCACATGTCAGAGGCGCCGGCGCAGTCGCAGGAATGTGGACTCGAGGGGAGAATAGGAGATGGGCTGCTCGACTGATGCCTGTTAGGGTTAGTACATTGGCTGACTGGACCTTCTTGTGTCCCTGGCGTATCCCAGTTGTTTAAGCCGTGTCGGtgtatttttctttttttaatcctgaaattacGGGATACTCCATGACACACGTGGCCCTGTGTTGCACACCTATTATATGGGGATACAGCGACTTTTGACTTGTCGGTGCTTTCTAGGTAAACAGACAGAAATATTCGAGGTCAAATTATGCATTACAGTTTTGGCATTTTCCTATTATGGAAGGTAGAAATGATGTAGGACATGGTCATGTGGGATCAAGGGTTAACTGCTAAGCATCAAGTCATATGATGCTTGCCTTTGTCCTTTTCACAACTAGGAAGTACTATTTCTTTCTTCCCTTTATATTTTTCTCCATCCAGTCAAGCAAAAGAGCATCAGTGAAGTAGCTTGTAAATTAGCCATTAAGTTGATGCAAGGCAGGATCCAAACAGCCTAATCCATGTGATAAGCTACTCTAGTACTCTATCTATATGAGGCATGCCATTAACCATTACAGAGAGCAAAGTTTCCTTTCCTAGTGCATTAAGCTCTTAACAGCTCGTCATCTAAGTGCTTTGCTAAACTGTAACAGGCCATGGCAGAAGTGTCTGCGTGATGTGTGCACTTCTAGTT
It contains:
- the LOC125530122 gene encoding uncharacterized protein YnbD-like, which encodes MGWGISRLIGLKAAVLLTAAYFVHGLGMKLLSLPLIYTCLIAVLISIASHPSVDLPLLLGKASNGSFPLWSWVMFSPFLFFIHLFVLLRRFVKNEPLYTEIADGVYVGGWPSSVERLPPGEPAVIDCTCELPRSSTISENSYLCVATWDTRAPQPPQIESAVRWAVRKRSQNKPVYVHCAYGHGRSVCVMCALLVVLGLADDWKAAEQMIREKRPSISMNTLHRKSLEEWSKHLLSPSKGSGESDVSSVILSDYTRKKH